The Triticum aestivum cultivar Chinese Spring chromosome 7B, IWGSC CS RefSeq v2.1, whole genome shotgun sequence genome window below encodes:
- the LOC123161344 gene encoding pentatricopeptide repeat-containing protein At4g22760, with amino-acid sequence MPNPTADHVNSPWTLAIRAAADQGLPRRAIALYLSSFRSGAAHRPCPFALAAVLKSVSRLPAHTVATAAASFHAHILRLGLLAHPYPHAALANLYSRDPVAARSLLDETPPSGARAPHSLLVSRNSLLASLLRSGDLSAARALFDQMPVRDIVSWNSMVAGLAKAGRLDSAIELFDQMPERNAASWNAVICGLIAHGHLTRAREMFEQMPVRSNISWITMISGYAKAGDVQAAAGLFERMENKNDLYAWNVMITCYAQNGCAREAIGVFNRMLKPHVCVLPNEKTFSSVISACSQLGNLRFGLWVKSFMGSLGIELDDHLRTALVDLYTKSGRIDSAFDLFKGLRTRDVVSYSAMIVGCGMNGKLNEAIGLFKEMSDANIRPNAVSFVGLLSAYNHAGLVEEARACFASMSSKYKIRPSTEHYTIMVDLLGRSGKLDEAFQLIRQMPMQPHASVWGALLLSCRLHNNVELGEVVASKCFEQAPGESGYYILLGNIYAQANKWDKLKRLRKTMKERGLSKMPGSSWVLAE; translated from the coding sequence ATGCCGAACCCTACCGCCGATCACGTCAACTCACCGTGGACACTGGCCATCCGCGCTGCCGCAGACCAGGGCCTCCCGCGCCGCGCCATTGCGCTCTACCTATCGTCCTTCCGCTccggcgccgcccaccgccccTGCCCCTTCGCCCTCGCGGCCGTCCTCAAGTCCGTCTCCCGCCTCCCCGCCCATACTGTGGCCACGGCTGCCGCTTCCTTCCACGCTCATATTCTTCGCCTAGGCCTCCTCGCGCACCCGTACCCACACGCCGCGCTTGCCAACCTCTATTCCCGCGACCCCGTCGCTGCGCGCAGCCTGCTCGACGAAACGCCTCCCTCGGGAGCACGGGCGCCGCATTCCCTACTCGTTTCCCGGAACTCACTGCTCGCCTCACTTCTCCGCTCCGGGGACCTCTCTGCCGCGCGCGCTCTGTTCGACCAGATGCCCGTGAGGGACATTGTGTCATGGAACTCCATGGTCGCGGGCCTCGCCAAGGCTGGTCGCCTCGACAGCGCCATCGAGCTCTTCGACCAGATGCCTGAGCGGAACGCCGCGTCCTGGAATGCCGTCATTTGTGGGCTCATCGCCCATGGCCACCTGACTCGAGCGAGGGAGATGTTCGAGCAGATGCCTGTCAGGAGCAACATCTCCTGGATCACGATGATCTCCGGGTATGCCAAGGCTGGCGACGTTCAGGCTGCTGCTGGCCTGTTTGAACGGATGGAGAACAAGAATGATCTTTATGCGTGGAATGTGATGATTACATGCTATGCACAAAATGGCTGTGCGAGGGAGGCGATTGGAGTTTTCAACCGGATGCTCAAGCCTCATGTCTGTGTTCTGCCCAATGAGAAAACTTTCTCATCTGTCATCTCCGCTTGCTCCCAGCTAGGGAACTTGAGGTTTGGGCTGTGGGTTAAGAGCTTCATGGGGTCTCTGGGAATTGAACTGGATGATCACTTGCGCACCGCCCTCGTGGATTTGTACACCAAGAGTGGGCGGATTGATAGCGCTTTTGATTTGTTCAAAGGCCTGAGGACAAGAGACGTGGTATCTTACAGTGCAATGATTGTGGGCTGCGGGATGAATGGCAAGTTAAACGAAGCTATAGGTTTATTCAAGGAGATGTCTGACGCAAATATTCGTCCTAATGCAGTGAGCTTTGTGGGATTGTTGTCTGCATACAACCATGCTGGGCTAGTGGAAGAAGCTCGAGCTTGTTTTGCTTCCATGTCAAGCAAATATAAGATTAGACCTTCAACGGAACACTACACCATCATGGTAGATCTCCTTGGGCGTAGCGGGAAGTTGGATGAAGCGTTTCAGCTGATCAGGCAGATGCCGATGCAACCACATGCTAGCGTTTGGGGTGCTTTGCTTCTTTCTTGCAGGTTGCATAACAATGTTGAGCTTGGGGAGGTCGTTGCTTCCAAGTGCTTTGAACAGGCGCCTGGAGAGAGTGGATATTacatactgttggggaacatatATGCACAAGCAAACAAATGGGACAAGCTTAAGAGGTTAAGGAAGACAATGAAGGAAAGAGGCTTGAGTAAGATGCCTGGGAGTAGTTGGGTGCTGGCTGAATAG